A genomic stretch from Sphingobacterium sp. ML3W includes:
- a CDS encoding helix-turn-helix transcriptional regulator, translating to MSNVGNNIKKLRKVKGLSQQAFGDVFNLTRGNISSYEEMRAEPKIEIILKIANYFGIPVQHLIEKNLSVNEILNFNDYFQPDIPTLGGKRLSQVPLLERDTLLDACTYVSKLNELPVIEFPLQSRNRFIAIEYMDAISVPGDFAVTAQSILFFEEIDIESLHTLNNAFGLCFSAEEFFIGKYTMAETEISLVLNAWKKVDFVLAEKGNFWKLYGKFERI from the coding sequence ATGAGTAACGTCGGGAATAATATTAAGAAGCTGAGAAAGGTGAAAGGATTGAGTCAACAGGCTTTTGGAGATGTTTTTAATCTCACTAGAGGTAATATTTCATCTTACGAGGAGATGCGTGCTGAACCAAAAATCGAGATTATCTTGAAAATTGCAAATTATTTTGGCATTCCTGTGCAACATCTGATTGAAAAAAATCTATCCGTTAATGAGATCCTCAATTTTAACGATTATTTTCAGCCCGATATTCCTACATTAGGTGGCAAACGACTGTCGCAGGTTCCGCTGTTGGAAAGGGATACGTTATTAGATGCTTGTACTTATGTGTCAAAATTGAATGAACTTCCTGTGATTGAGTTCCCGCTACAGAGCCGTAATCGTTTTATTGCGATAGAGTATATGGATGCTATATCGGTGCCAGGTGATTTTGCTGTAACAGCACAGTCGATTCTATTTTTCGAAGAAATTGATATTGAAAGCTTACATACACTAAATAATGCCTTTGGCCTGTGTTTTTCGGCGGAGGAATTCTTTATTGGAAAATATACAATGGCAGAAACAGAAATAAGCCTGGTGTTAAACGCTTGGAAAAAAGTCGACTTTGTATTGGCAGAGAAGGGAAACTTCTGGAAATTGTATGGTAAATTTGAAAGAATATAG
- a CDS encoding DUF4177 domain-containing protein: protein MRRFEYKTVKIEPKGFWGTKLDPDKIDEILNDLGNQGWELVTMQDLEVNGHSWSFHYTFKREKI from the coding sequence ATGCGGAGATTTGAGTATAAAACAGTCAAAATCGAACCCAAAGGTTTCTGGGGAACCAAATTGGATCCGGACAAAATCGACGAGATACTTAACGATCTAGGGAATCAGGGGTGGGAATTGGTCACAATGCAAGATCTTGAGGTCAATGGTCACTCTTGGTCGTTTCATTACACCTTCAAACGAGAAAAAATTTAA
- a CDS encoding helix-turn-helix transcriptional regulator → MESQTVNQLIKQSRKLRGLTQQDLANQAGLSLRTVQRIEKGTEEISGFSLRQISQILEIPLEQLIMPNVNQISIDKNQSGSIKALYLASLTFLVNPLLGLLVPAIMGYTKQNKDAQYSMHLKKIIIIHATGLLFLGAFIGYIFAADFLKIGLPSSLNYIFNSWLFLLIPICYYAVIIIFTAVNYFSIKGSDVI, encoded by the coding sequence ATGGAAAGTCAAACAGTAAATCAACTCATCAAACAATCTAGAAAGCTCAGAGGACTGACACAACAGGATCTCGCCAATCAAGCCGGTCTATCTTTAAGAACAGTACAACGAATCGAAAAGGGGACAGAAGAGATCAGTGGTTTCAGTTTAAGACAAATCAGTCAGATTTTAGAAATTCCTTTAGAACAATTAATTATGCCAAATGTAAATCAAATCAGTATCGACAAAAACCAAAGTGGAAGCATAAAGGCTCTTTACCTCGCTTCCCTAACATTTCTGGTCAACCCGCTATTAGGCCTATTGGTCCCAGCCATTATGGGCTATACCAAGCAAAATAAAGATGCCCAATACAGCATGCATCTAAAAAAGATCATCATCATACATGCCACCGGTCTTTTATTTCTCGGCGCCTTTATAGGTTATATTTTTGCAGCAGATTTTTTAAAAATTGGGTTGCCTTCATCTTTAAATTACATCTTTAACAGCTGGCTTTTTCTGCTCATCCCAATTTGCTATTATGCAGTGATTATCATCTTCACAGCAGTAAACTATTTTAGCATTAAAGGATCCGATGTAATTTAA
- a CDS encoding YbjN domain-containing protein: MYFSKIENYIANIGYNITHKDEKEGVFVIENEDDGIRNLIVGIAQPIIIFEQYLFTLNNENMDMFKSLLIKNRDIIHGGFALTEDGKKVIFRYTMQIHNLDQNEFDAAINSLSLLISEYYNQLISFSKL, translated from the coding sequence ATGTACTTCTCAAAAATTGAAAATTATATCGCCAATATCGGTTATAACATCACTCATAAAGATGAAAAAGAAGGTGTTTTTGTTATCGAAAACGAAGATGATGGTATTCGCAATCTCATTGTGGGTATTGCGCAACCTATCATAATTTTCGAGCAGTACCTATTTACTCTAAACAACGAAAACATGGACATGTTCAAATCGTTGCTCATCAAAAATAGAGATATCATCCACGGCGGATTTGCCTTGACAGAGGATGGTAAAAAGGTCATATTCCGATATACGATGCAAATACATAATCTCGATCAAAATGAATTTGATGCTGCCATTAATTCGCTCAGTCTTTTGATCAGCGAATATTATAATCAGTTAATAAGTTTTTCAAAATTATAG
- the ssb gene encoding single-stranded DNA-binding protein — protein MSTLRNKVQLIGHLGNDPIIRTTSTGTNYSVLRLATNDLFKNKAGEWVEEVQWHTLVVWGKQNNTIEKKCSRGTKLMVEGKLTYRNYENADGAKRYLTEIKVDSFLILSDQTCSNEDIPVLQEEDEDELPF, from the coding sequence ATGAGCACATTACGTAACAAAGTACAATTAATTGGTCATTTGGGAAATGATCCTATCATCAGAACCACTTCAACAGGGACAAATTACTCTGTTTTACGACTTGCCACGAATGATCTTTTCAAAAACAAAGCGGGTGAATGGGTAGAAGAAGTACAATGGCATACGCTTGTTGTTTGGGGTAAGCAGAATAATACCATTGAAAAGAAATGTAGTCGCGGAACTAAACTGATGGTTGAAGGGAAACTTACCTATCGTAACTATGAAAATGCTGATGGAGCAAAAAGATATCTTACTGAAATCAAAGTTGACAGCTTTTTGATTCTATCAGATCAAACTTGCTCAAACGAGGATATTCCAGTACTACAAGAGGAGGATGAGGATGAACTTCCGTTCTAA
- the metE gene encoding 5-methyltetrahydropteroyltriglutamate--homocysteine S-methyltransferase: MLLTNNLGYPRVGAFRELKKANEAYWAKKSSVEELLDTAKKIREGNWKTQKDAGIDLIPSNDFSFYDQVLDLTLTVGAIPARYHSLLNKVDNNYSLDLYFAMARGFQQEGIDVTAMEMTKWLDTNYHYMVPEFTKDQEFKLTSEKFLNEYNEAKSLGIETKPVLLGPITYLLIGKEKEAGFDRIDLLDKLVPVYEQILSKLAEAGAQYVQIDEPFLALDLDAKVKALYQPTFEKLAAAAKNIKLIATTYFEALKDNEDIAVNLPIHALHLDLVRGENQLDTVLAKVPASLTLSLGIVEGRNIWKNDYEKSLVKIKQAVDALGKDRVWIAPSSSLLHVPFDLDNEHNEQSLPAEVKNWLAFAKQKLAEVKDLAVLAEGEVDAETTKRFEANKTAAESRRTSPLIHKPEVKTRTSNITDDDAKRTSVFADRKAAQQAKFNLPAFPTTTIGSFPQTKDVRKWRADLKKGSITQEEYDKAIAEETENTIRLQEQLDIDVLVHGEFERNDMVEYFGEQLAGYAFTQNGWVQSYGSRCVKPPIIYGDVYRPEDMTVRWSSYAQSLTNRPVKGMLTGPVTILQWSFVRNDQPRSTTTYQIALAILDEVQALEKAGIKIIQIDEPAIREGLPLRKADQKDYLNWAVRAFRVSSSNVEDDTQIHTHMCYSEFNNVIEDIAAMDADVITIETSRSQMKLLNAFAGDFKYPNDIGPGVYDIHSPRVPSKDEMVDLLRKAKAVVPSEQLWVNPDCGLKTRAWPETKAALESMVEAAKILRAE; this comes from the coding sequence ATGTTATTGACTAACAATTTAGGTTACCCTCGTGTGGGCGCGTTCCGCGAATTGAAAAAAGCCAATGAGGCCTATTGGGCTAAAAAATCTTCTGTTGAGGAATTATTGGACACAGCAAAAAAAATTCGTGAAGGCAATTGGAAAACACAAAAAGATGCTGGAATAGATTTGATCCCTTCCAACGACTTCTCTTTTTACGATCAAGTATTGGATTTAACCCTTACTGTTGGTGCAATTCCTGCTCGTTACCATTCTTTGTTGAATAAAGTAGACAACAACTACAGCTTAGACTTATATTTTGCAATGGCGCGCGGTTTCCAACAAGAGGGAATCGATGTGACCGCAATGGAAATGACCAAGTGGTTGGATACCAACTACCACTATATGGTTCCTGAATTCACAAAAGATCAAGAGTTCAAATTGACTTCTGAGAAATTCTTAAATGAATACAACGAAGCAAAATCATTGGGTATTGAGACAAAACCTGTTTTATTAGGCCCAATCACTTACCTTTTGATCGGTAAAGAAAAAGAAGCTGGTTTCGACCGTATCGACCTATTGGACAAATTAGTTCCTGTATATGAGCAAATCTTGTCTAAATTGGCGGAAGCTGGAGCACAATATGTTCAGATCGACGAGCCTTTCTTGGCTTTAGATTTAGATGCAAAAGTAAAAGCATTATACCAACCTACGTTTGAGAAATTGGCTGCTGCTGCCAAAAACATCAAATTGATCGCGACAACTTACTTCGAAGCTTTAAAAGACAACGAAGATATCGCGGTTAACTTACCTATCCATGCATTACACTTGGATTTAGTACGTGGAGAAAACCAATTGGATACAGTTTTAGCTAAAGTTCCAGCTTCATTGACATTATCATTAGGTATTGTTGAAGGCCGTAACATCTGGAAAAACGATTACGAAAAATCATTGGTTAAAATCAAACAAGCAGTTGATGCATTAGGCAAAGACCGCGTTTGGATTGCTCCTTCTTCCTCTTTATTGCACGTTCCTTTTGACTTAGATAATGAGCATAATGAGCAATCATTACCTGCTGAAGTTAAAAACTGGTTAGCATTCGCAAAACAAAAATTAGCAGAGGTAAAAGATCTAGCTGTTTTAGCAGAAGGTGAAGTTGATGCAGAAACAACAAAACGTTTCGAAGCCAACAAAACTGCTGCAGAAAGCCGCCGTACTTCTCCGTTGATCCACAAACCGGAAGTTAAAACACGGACAAGCAACATTACTGATGATGATGCAAAACGTACATCAGTTTTTGCTGACCGTAAAGCGGCACAACAAGCGAAATTCAACTTACCAGCATTCCCTACGACAACAATCGGTTCTTTCCCACAAACAAAAGATGTGCGTAAATGGAGAGCTGATCTGAAAAAGGGATCGATCACACAAGAAGAATACGATAAAGCGATTGCTGAAGAAACAGAAAATACAATCCGCCTTCAAGAGCAATTGGATATTGACGTATTGGTTCACGGTGAGTTCGAACGTAATGATATGGTTGAATACTTCGGTGAGCAATTAGCTGGATATGCATTTACACAAAACGGTTGGGTACAATCCTATGGTTCACGTTGTGTAAAACCTCCAATTATTTATGGAGATGTATACCGTCCAGAAGATATGACTGTACGTTGGTCTTCATACGCTCAATCATTGACAAACCGTCCGGTTAAAGGGATGTTGACTGGTCCTGTAACAATCTTACAATGGTCTTTCGTACGTAACGATCAACCACGTTCAACCACAACTTACCAAATCGCATTGGCGATCTTAGACGAAGTACAAGCTTTGGAAAAAGCAGGTATCAAAATCATTCAGATCGATGAGCCAGCGATCCGCGAGGGATTACCATTGCGCAAAGCAGATCAAAAAGATTACTTAAACTGGGCTGTACGTGCATTCCGTGTATCTTCATCTAATGTAGAGGATGATACGCAGATCCACACACACATGTGTTACTCTGAGTTCAACAATGTAATCGAAGATATCGCAGCAATGGATGCAGACGTAATTACAATTGAGACTTCCCGTTCACAAATGAAATTATTGAATGCTTTTGCTGGTGATTTCAAATACCCGAACGATATCGGTCCCGGTGTATACGATATCCACTCACCACGCGTACCAAGCAAAGATGAGATGGTAGACCTATTGCGCAAAGCAAAAGCGGTAGTTCCTTCGGAACAACTTTGGGTTAACCCTGACTGTGGTTTGAAAACTCGTGCTTGGCCTGAAACTAAAGCTGCTTTAGAATCTATGGTTGAAGCTGCGAAAATCTTAAGAGCAGAATAA
- a CDS encoding PspA/IM30 family protein, with amino-acid sequence MNIFKRIFRIGQAEIHAVVDKMEDPIKMTEQGIREMKEDLEQSLEAYAKVKALAIRTQNNCEKKKEEANEFENKAILLLQKAQKGELSTEKAESLAKEALLLKKQLLIEATELEKQATIHQSSAEELRKNVDILKFNISKWESELSTLKARVKVSNAAKMVNRQLANIDSNSTISMLERMKEKVEEDEALAKAYGEIATGNKSRIDEINENISGSDSVNNELEELKRKLNNDAEI; translated from the coding sequence ATGAATATTTTTAAGAGAATTTTCAGAATCGGTCAAGCAGAAATCCACGCTGTAGTGGATAAAATGGAGGACCCCATCAAAATGACGGAACAAGGTATCCGTGAGATGAAAGAAGACCTAGAGCAATCGTTGGAAGCTTACGCAAAAGTAAAAGCGCTAGCCATACGTACGCAAAATAATTGTGAGAAGAAAAAAGAAGAGGCCAATGAATTTGAAAACAAAGCCATTTTATTATTGCAAAAGGCCCAAAAAGGCGAACTTTCTACTGAAAAAGCAGAGAGCTTAGCCAAAGAAGCCCTATTACTAAAAAAGCAATTGTTGATCGAAGCCACCGAATTGGAAAAACAAGCGACAATCCATCAAAGCTCAGCCGAAGAATTGCGCAAGAATGTGGATATACTTAAATTCAATATATCCAAATGGGAGAGTGAGCTATCGACATTGAAAGCAAGAGTTAAAGTATCCAATGCAGCTAAAATGGTTAATCGACAACTTGCTAATATTGATTCAAACAGTACCATTTCGATGCTGGAACGCATGAAAGAAAAGGTCGAAGAGGATGAGGCTTTGGCCAAAGCCTATGGCGAAATCGCAACGGGCAACAAAAGTAGGATAGATGAGATCAATGAGAACATCAGTGGTTCGGACTCTGTCAACAATGAACTGGAAGAGTTAAAACGAAAATTAAATAACGATGCGGAGATTTGA